In Zea mays cultivar B73 chromosome 7, Zm-B73-REFERENCE-NAM-5.0, whole genome shotgun sequence, the following proteins share a genomic window:
- the LOC100282888 gene encoding S-adenosylmethionine decarboxylase proenzyme, whose protein sequence is MSSADSCVSSPASPIGFEGYEKRLEITFSDAPVFEDPCGRGLRALSREQIDSFLDLARCTIVSQLSNESFDSYVLSESSLFVYPHKVVLKTCGTTKLLLAIPRILELAAGLSLPLLSAKYSRGTFIFPGAQPAPHRSFSEEVSVLNAFFGNLKSGGNAYLIGEPFKPNKKWHVYYATEEPERPMVTLEMCMTELDVKKAAVFFKNSTGGSCTSAKEMTKLSGIHEIIPEMEICDFEFDPCGYSMNGVFGPAASTIHVTPEEGFSYASYEAMNFDPSSLVYSDVIRRVLAGFSPSDFSVAVTIFGGRGFAKSWATGADIDSYMCGDPVEQELPGGGLLMYQSFTAVPSGSVSPRSTLQTDGWSSDGMEMASNDEMCIGCWNAVKKVVKKDLDA, encoded by the coding sequence ATGTCTTCAGCAGATTCTTGTGTCTCTTCTCCTGCCTCCCCTATTGGCTTTGAGGGCTATGAGAAGCGCCTCGAGATCACGTTCTCTGACGCGCCTGTCTTTGAGGACCCTTGTGGTCGTGGCCTGCGCGCCCTCTCCCGTGAGCAGATCGACTCGTTTCTGGATCTCGCACGGTGCACCATAGTGTCACAGCTCTCCAACGAGAGCTTCGACTCATATGTTCTGTCCGAGTCCAGCCTCTTTGTGTATCCCCACAAGGTTGTTCTGAAGACCTGTGGGACGACGAAGCTGCTGCTCGCCATTCCTCGCATCCTTGAGCTTGCTGCAGGGCTGTCACTGCCTCTTCTTTCAGCGAAGTACTCTCGTGGGACCTTCATCTTCCCCGGCGCGCAGCCCGCGCCACACCGCAGCTTCTCGGAGGAGGTATCTGTGCTGAACGCTTTCTTTGGTAACCTCAAGTCCGGTGGCAATGCCTACCTGATCGGTGAACCGTTCAAGCCCAACAAGAAGTGGCATGTCTACTACGCCACAGAGGAGCCTGAGCGTCCTATGGTGACGCTTGAGATGTGCATGACAGAGCTTGACGTTAAGAAAGCTGCTGTGTTCTTCAAGAACTCCACTGGTGGCAGCTGCACTTCAGCTAAAGAGATGACGAAGCTCTCGGGGATTCATGAGATCATTCCCGAGATGGAGATCTGTGACTTTGAGTTTGACCCCTGTGGGTACTCGATGAATGGCGTCTTCGGGCCTGCAGCCTCCACCATCCACGTGACACCCGAGGAAGGTTTCAGCTACGCAAGCTACGAAGCTATGAACTTCGACCCCAGCTCACTGGTCTACAGCGATGTGATCAGGAGGGTCCTGGCAGGCTTCTCTCCTTCGGACTTCTCGGTCGCAGTTACCATCTTTGGTGGCCGTGGGTTCGCCAAATCATGGGCGACGGGTGCAGACATCGATTCCTACATGTGCGGTGATCCTGTAGAGCAAGAGCTTCCTGGTGGCGGTCTGCTGATGTACCAGAGCTTTACTGCTGTTCCCTCTGGCTCTGTATCGCCGAGGTCGACCTTGCAGACGGATGGCTGGAGCAGCGATGGAATGGAGATGGCCTCAAATGACGAGATGTGTATTGGCTGCTGGAATGCGGTGAAGAAGGTGGTGAAGAAAGATTTGGATGCTTAA